The proteins below come from a single Shinella zoogloeoides genomic window:
- a CDS encoding sterol desaturase family protein — MDDLQYGKRNKRGDWTPNQPVETAPLFAFPPKLMAVLKWLPHYFFPWNAVFAASAVAYWAWVIPPVETMQTLGIGWVLWLYAVNAVCVFLFYGAFELHLYVLKRQENRFKYNGKFPADQKNSVFWFDRQNADNMLRTFLSGVTIWTAIEVAMLWAYANGYAPWLSFAENPWTLALVALVVPIIHEFHFFCIHRLIHTPFLYKWVHSVHHNSVNPSPWSSLSMHPVEHFLYLGTAFYHLVLPSNPILMLYQLHYAGFGAIPGHVGFDKVEVGEDKLVDSHAYAHYLHHKYFEVNYGDALIPLDKWFGTWHDGSPEGEALMQERYRKRKEKLAARKARSEVQGAAE; from the coding sequence CGCTGTTCGCCTTCCCGCCGAAGCTGATGGCGGTCCTAAAGTGGCTGCCGCACTATTTCTTTCCCTGGAACGCCGTCTTCGCCGCGTCTGCCGTCGCCTACTGGGCCTGGGTCATCCCCCCGGTGGAGACGATGCAAACGCTCGGCATCGGCTGGGTGCTCTGGCTTTATGCGGTCAACGCGGTCTGCGTGTTCCTGTTCTACGGCGCCTTCGAGCTTCATCTCTATGTGCTGAAGCGGCAGGAGAACCGCTTCAAGTACAACGGCAAGTTCCCGGCCGACCAGAAAAACAGCGTGTTCTGGTTCGATCGCCAGAACGCCGACAACATGCTGCGCACCTTCCTGTCGGGCGTGACGATCTGGACGGCGATAGAGGTCGCCATGCTCTGGGCCTATGCCAATGGCTACGCGCCCTGGCTGAGCTTTGCGGAAAATCCGTGGACGCTGGCGCTCGTGGCGCTCGTCGTGCCGATCATCCATGAATTCCACTTCTTCTGCATCCACCGGCTCATCCACACGCCGTTCCTCTATAAATGGGTGCATTCCGTCCACCACAATTCAGTGAACCCCTCGCCATGGTCGTCGCTGTCGATGCATCCGGTCGAGCATTTCCTCTACCTCGGCACCGCCTTCTACCATCTCGTCCTGCCGTCCAATCCGATCCTGATGCTGTACCAGCTCCATTATGCCGGTTTCGGCGCCATTCCCGGCCATGTCGGCTTCGACAAGGTGGAGGTGGGCGAGGACAAGCTGGTCGATAGCCACGCCTATGCGCACTACCTGCACCACAAATATTTCGAGGTGAACTACGGCGACGCCCTGATCCCGCTCGATAAGTGGTTCGGCACCTGGCACGACGGCTCGCCCGAGGGCGAAGCGCTCATGCAGGAGCGCTACCGCAAGCGCAAGGAAAAGCTCGCCGCCCGCAAGGCCCGCAGCGAAGTACAGGGAGCGGCAGAATGA
- a CDS encoding MocE family 2Fe-2S type ferredoxin, whose product MTWVSAGKFEDIEQEGAIRFDHGGRTYAIYRGPDDSIYCTAGLCTHEAIHLADGLVMDFEVECPKHSGAFDYRTGEALRLPACENLKTYPAEVVDGEVRVALG is encoded by the coding sequence ATGACCTGGGTTTCCGCAGGCAAATTCGAGGACATCGAGCAGGAAGGCGCCATCCGTTTCGACCATGGCGGCCGCACCTATGCGATCTATCGAGGCCCGGATGACAGCATCTATTGCACGGCGGGCCTGTGCACCCATGAGGCGATCCATCTCGCGGACGGCCTCGTCATGGATTTCGAAGTGGAATGTCCCAAGCATTCCGGCGCCTTCGACTATCGCACCGGCGAGGCCCTGCGGCTTCCCGCCTGCGAGAACCTGAAGACCTATCCGGCCGAAGTGGTCGATGGAGAGGTGCGCGTGGCCCTCGGCTGA
- a CDS encoding substrate-binding domain-containing protein — translation MKSMYLAAALAAMMGSAAFAQTIGVSMQSFDNNFQTLLREGISARASEVSGVTVQVEDAQTDISKQLNQVNNFIAAGVDAIVMTLTDTSAAPGISEAAEKAGIPLVYLNLEPDNAGKLPEKQAYVGSKETDSGTLGAEAACSLLKEKGKAGDAQVYILMGDLAHQASRDRTNSFKETIGAGDCKGVTIADEQSGAWTRTNAMDLTTNWITAGQPIDVVFANNDEMAIGAIQALKAAGVSMEDVIVIGIDATQDGLAAMAAGDLDATVFQNAKGQSASAVDAAVALVRGEPVEKQVWVPFELVTPKNMADYASKN, via the coding sequence ATGAAATCCATGTACTTGGCGGCTGCTCTGGCCGCCATGATGGGAAGCGCTGCCTTTGCGCAGACCATCGGCGTTTCGATGCAGAGTTTCGACAACAACTTCCAGACGCTTCTGCGCGAGGGCATCAGCGCAAGGGCTTCGGAGGTGAGCGGCGTCACCGTGCAGGTCGAGGATGCCCAGACGGACATTTCCAAGCAGCTCAACCAGGTGAACAATTTCATCGCCGCAGGTGTCGATGCCATCGTCATGACCCTGACGGATACGTCCGCGGCGCCGGGGATCAGCGAGGCGGCGGAAAAGGCAGGGATACCGCTGGTCTATCTCAACCTCGAACCGGACAATGCCGGCAAGCTGCCGGAAAAGCAGGCCTATGTCGGCTCCAAGGAAACGGATTCCGGCACGCTGGGCGCGGAGGCGGCCTGTTCGCTGCTGAAGGAGAAGGGCAAGGCCGGCGACGCGCAGGTCTATATCCTGATGGGTGACCTCGCCCACCAGGCATCGCGCGACCGCACGAATTCCTTCAAGGAAACGATCGGGGCGGGGGACTGCAAGGGCGTGACCATCGCCGACGAGCAGTCCGGCGCCTGGACGCGCACCAATGCGATGGACCTGACGACGAACTGGATCACCGCCGGCCAGCCGATCGACGTGGTCTTCGCCAACAATGACGAGATGGCGATCGGCGCGATCCAGGCCCTGAAGGCGGCGGGTGTCTCGATGGAAGACGTGATCGTCATCGGCATCGACGCCACCCAGGACGGCCTTGCCGCCATGGCGGCCGGCGATCTGGACGCCACCGTGTTCCAGAACGCCAAGGGCCAGTCGGCGAGCGCGGTGGATGCCGCCGTCGCGCTGGTGCGCGGCGAACCGGTCGAAAAGCAGGTCTGGGTGCCCTTCGAGCTCGTGACGCCGAAGAACATGGCCGATTACGCCAGCAAGAACTGA